The following coding sequences are from one Pseudonocardia sp. EC080619-01 window:
- a CDS encoding MFS transporter, whose translation MTSEPVPATSPETSRPADPTGRVQRRRVAAAVLLGTTIEWYDFQIYGLAAGLVLGQLFFPGADPVAATLAAFGTFAVGFAARPLGGLVMGHFGDRLGRKKMLVLSLSMMGVATFLMGLLPTYASIGVAAPILMVLLRVVQGIGVGGEWGGAVLTAVEYADPKKRGLFGSLPQMGVPAGLFLATLAFLGVSQLPEEDFLSWGWRIPFLISIVLVVVGLFVRAKLEDTPVFRTVRTEKRTVRAPLADAVRRYPKQLVLGTGLMISTGAYFYIVNAFSLSYAKATQVQTNGTMLLAVLAGSAVAIMALPVLGVLAQQHGRKKLLVVGLALQAIWIFPTFWAIDSGSAVLVVLAYVVSSLLFAVSYAPQATFITELFDASVRYSASSASYQIGVMLGGAIAPLVATSLVAATGTSSSVSAYVAALSVLSLLCVLAIRQQDVDRASSDMTGTTGASTP comes from the coding sequence GTGACCAGTGAACCCGTCCCGGCGACGAGCCCGGAGACGAGCCGGCCGGCCGACCCGACCGGCCGTGTCCAGCGCCGGCGAGTGGCAGCCGCGGTCCTGCTCGGCACCACGATCGAGTGGTACGACTTCCAGATCTACGGCCTTGCCGCGGGCCTGGTCCTCGGCCAGCTGTTCTTCCCCGGGGCCGACCCGGTGGCGGCCACCCTGGCCGCCTTCGGCACCTTCGCGGTCGGCTTCGCCGCCCGGCCGCTGGGCGGGCTGGTGATGGGTCACTTCGGCGACCGGCTGGGCCGCAAGAAGATGCTGGTCCTGTCGCTGTCCATGATGGGCGTCGCGACGTTCCTCATGGGTCTGCTGCCCACCTACGCCTCGATCGGGGTGGCGGCGCCGATCCTGATGGTGCTGCTGCGCGTGGTGCAGGGGATCGGTGTCGGCGGCGAGTGGGGCGGTGCCGTGCTGACCGCGGTCGAGTACGCCGACCCGAAGAAGCGCGGCCTGTTCGGCAGCCTGCCGCAGATGGGCGTGCCCGCCGGGCTGTTCCTGGCCACGCTGGCCTTCCTCGGGGTGTCGCAGCTGCCCGAGGAGGACTTCCTCAGCTGGGGCTGGCGCATCCCGTTCCTGATCAGCATCGTGCTCGTCGTCGTCGGGCTGTTCGTACGTGCCAAGCTCGAGGACACCCCGGTCTTCCGCACCGTCAGGACCGAGAAGCGCACGGTGCGGGCCCCGCTCGCGGACGCGGTGCGCCGCTACCCGAAGCAGCTCGTCCTGGGCACCGGGCTCATGATCAGCACGGGCGCGTACTTCTACATCGTCAACGCCTTCAGCCTCTCCTACGCCAAGGCGACGCAGGTCCAGACCAACGGCACCATGCTGCTCGCCGTCCTCGCCGGCTCCGCCGTGGCGATCATGGCGTTGCCGGTGCTCGGGGTGCTCGCCCAGCAGCACGGCCGGAAGAAGCTCCTCGTCGTCGGGCTCGCGCTGCAGGCGATCTGGATCTTCCCGACGTTCTGGGCGATCGACAGCGGCAGCGCGGTCCTGGTCGTCCTCGCCTACGTCGTCAGCTCCCTGCTGTTCGCGGTGTCCTACGCACCGCAGGCCACCTTCATCACCGAGCTGTTCGACGCCAGCGTCCGCTACAGCGCCTCGTCGGCCAGCTACCAGATCGGCGTGATGCTGGGCGGGGCGATCGCGCCGCTGGTGGCGACCTCACTGGTCGCGGCCACCGGCACCTCGTCGAGCGTCTCGGCCTACGTCGCCGCGCTGTCGGTGCTGTCGCTGCTCTGCGTGCTGGCGATCCGGCAGCAGGACGTCGACCGGGCCAGCAGCGACATGACCGGAACGACAGGAGCGAGCACCCCGTGA
- a CDS encoding MaoC family dehydratase, which yields MSATGTSDHRPATGRWFEELEVGTVVQHATRRTVTETDNILFTTMTMNPAPLHLDFDYAEGTEFGKPLVNSMFTVALVVGLSVPELTLGTIVAQLGVDRVTFPKPVFHGDTVRVETEVVESRASRSRPAAGLVVFEHRAFNQRDELVCRARRTGLMHRRPTGSADD from the coding sequence ATGTCCGCGACCGGCACGTCCGACCACCGCCCCGCCACCGGCAGGTGGTTCGAGGAGCTCGAGGTGGGGACCGTCGTGCAGCACGCGACCCGGCGCACGGTCACCGAGACCGACAACATCCTCTTCACCACGATGACGATGAACCCGGCGCCGCTGCACCTGGACTTCGACTACGCCGAGGGCACCGAGTTCGGCAAGCCCCTGGTGAACAGCATGTTCACCGTCGCGCTCGTCGTGGGCCTGTCGGTGCCGGAGCTGACGCTGGGCACCATCGTCGCCCAGCTCGGCGTCGACCGGGTGACGTTCCCCAAGCCGGTCTTCCACGGCGACACCGTCCGGGTCGAGACCGAGGTCGTCGAGTCCCGGGCCTCGAGGTCGAGGCCCGCCGCGGGGCTCGTCGTGTTCGAGCACCGCGCGTTCAACCAGCGCGACGAGCTGGTCTGCCGCGCCCGGCGGACCGGCCTCATGCACCGCAGGCCGACCGGCTCTGCGGACGACTGA
- a CDS encoding enoyl-CoA hydratase/isomerase family protein, with product MSGPVRVAVEGRVARVLIDRPEAQNALSPAVIAGLDSAVDTALEQRATVFVVRGAGGTLSAGADLPHLRTLLGDPARTDAYIGSIGAVLDRIEAAPFVSVAVIGRYALAGGFEIMLACDLAVAADDARIGDRHLEYGLIPGAGSSVRLPRVLPAPLARRLSYTGEMIDGRTAAGWGLVSHHAPADQLDETLDALVARLARHSPDALFRTSALHRAALEAPAVPALAAERAALVEHLESPTIAEGLGAFVERRAPDFTDDRFHPQET from the coding sequence GTGAGCGGGCCGGTCCGGGTCGCCGTCGAGGGTCGCGTGGCCCGCGTCCTGATCGACCGTCCCGAAGCACAGAACGCGTTGAGCCCGGCGGTGATCGCCGGTCTGGACTCGGCCGTGGACACCGCGCTGGAGCAGCGCGCGACGGTGTTCGTCGTGCGCGGCGCCGGCGGCACGCTGTCGGCGGGAGCGGACCTCCCGCACCTGCGGACCCTGCTCGGCGACCCCGCGCGCACCGACGCCTACATCGGCTCCATCGGTGCCGTGCTGGACCGGATCGAGGCGGCGCCGTTCGTGTCGGTCGCCGTGATCGGCCGCTACGCGCTGGCGGGCGGCTTCGAGATCATGCTGGCCTGCGACCTCGCCGTCGCCGCCGACGACGCGCGGATCGGCGACCGCCACCTCGAGTACGGCCTGATCCCCGGCGCGGGGAGCTCGGTGCGCCTGCCGCGGGTGCTCCCGGCGCCACTGGCACGGCGGCTGTCCTACACCGGCGAGATGATCGACGGACGGACCGCCGCCGGGTGGGGCCTGGTCAGCCACCACGCGCCCGCCGACCAGCTCGACGAGACGCTCGACGCCCTCGTCGCCCGGCTCGCCCGGCACAGCCCGGACGCCCTGTTCCGGACCTCGGCGCTCCACCGGGCGGCCCTGGAGGCTCCCGCGGTCCCCGCGCTGGCCGCGGAACGCGCCGCGCTCGTCGAGCACCTGGAGAGCCCGACCATCGCCGAGGGGCTCGGGGCGTTCGTCGAACGCAGGGCCCCCGACTTCACCGACGACCGCTTCCACCCGCAGGAGACCTGA
- a CDS encoding AMP-binding protein: MTGLPLQDRTIGAILARKAATVGDRPFLLFAGTRWTYADAHEVTNRFAEGFRRRGIGRGDHVALLLDNRPELLWAIWGLGKLGAVAVPLNTAARGDALAYLLAQSDSVLVCAEDGYRVRVDQVRAEAPLVREVLGPGDLAAFTGLPADDPAGMSGVRHGDPHLIMYTSGTTGPSKGVVAPHSQGHAVGSRLAAVSGYRPDDVLYTCLPLFHANALYYTVYAALWADASVALGTRFSARRFWDEVRDTGATVFNALGAMANILFQQPESPRDRDHRVRMAMTVPTSPELAATFADRFGIGATTSVFAMTENCAVTILGPDDPRDRAGSAGRVREDMEVEIVDDERRPLPLGEIGEICIRPRERGSVMLGYYKMPEATVAATTDLWFHTGDRGRLDAQGYLVFADRKKEAIRRRGENISAFEVETVLCRHPAVVEAAAVPVPSELGEDEVMAYLVPAEGAEIDFAELIGFCAEHMAYYMVPRYLDVIDVLPKTPSEKIEKYKLMVGARERLAELWDREKAGVAVVRS; this comes from the coding sequence GTGACCGGACTCCCCCTGCAGGACCGGACCATCGGCGCGATCCTGGCCCGCAAGGCCGCCACGGTCGGGGACCGCCCCTTCCTCCTGTTCGCCGGCACCCGCTGGACCTACGCCGACGCGCACGAGGTCACCAACCGCTTCGCGGAGGGCTTCCGGCGCCGGGGGATCGGCCGCGGCGACCACGTCGCGCTGCTCCTCGACAACCGCCCCGAGCTGCTCTGGGCGATCTGGGGACTCGGGAAGCTGGGTGCCGTCGCGGTGCCGCTGAACACCGCGGCGAGAGGCGACGCGCTGGCCTACCTGCTCGCGCAGTCGGACTCGGTCCTGGTCTGCGCCGAGGACGGCTACCGGGTCCGGGTGGACCAGGTGCGGGCGGAGGCGCCACTGGTCCGGGAGGTCCTCGGACCGGGGGACCTCGCCGCGTTCACCGGGCTGCCCGCCGACGATCCGGCGGGGATGTCCGGTGTCCGCCACGGCGACCCGCACCTGATCATGTACACGTCGGGGACCACGGGGCCGTCCAAGGGCGTGGTGGCACCGCACTCGCAGGGCCACGCCGTCGGCAGCAGGCTGGCGGCGGTGTCGGGCTACCGGCCCGACGACGTGCTCTACACGTGCCTGCCGCTGTTCCACGCCAACGCGCTCTACTACACGGTCTACGCGGCGCTGTGGGCGGACGCGTCGGTGGCGCTCGGGACCCGGTTCTCGGCGCGGCGGTTCTGGGACGAGGTCCGTGACACCGGGGCCACGGTGTTCAACGCGCTGGGCGCCATGGCGAACATCCTCTTCCAGCAGCCGGAGTCCCCACGGGACCGCGACCACCGGGTGCGGATGGCGATGACCGTGCCGACCTCACCCGAGCTGGCCGCGACGTTCGCCGACCGCTTCGGCATCGGGGCGACGACCTCGGTGTTCGCGATGACCGAGAACTGCGCGGTCACGATCCTCGGCCCGGACGACCCGCGGGACCGGGCCGGGAGCGCCGGGCGGGTCCGCGAGGACATGGAGGTCGAGATCGTCGACGACGAGCGGCGCCCGCTGCCGCTCGGCGAGATCGGGGAGATCTGCATCCGTCCCCGGGAGCGCGGCAGCGTCATGCTCGGCTACTACAAGATGCCCGAGGCCACCGTCGCGGCGACGACCGACCTGTGGTTCCACACCGGGGACCGCGGCCGGCTCGACGCGCAGGGCTACCTCGTCTTCGCCGATCGCAAGAAGGAAGCCATCCGCCGGCGCGGGGAGAACATCTCCGCCTTCGAGGTGGAGACGGTGCTCTGCCGCCACCCCGCCGTCGTCGAGGCCGCTGCCGTACCCGTCCCCTCCGAGCTGGGCGAGGACGAGGTCATGGCCTACCTCGTGCCGGCCGAGGGCGCGGAGATCGACTTCGCCGAGCTGATCGGCTTCTGCGCCGAGCACATGGCCTACTACATGGTTCCCCGCTACCTGGACGTGATCGACGTGTTGCCCAAGACCCCCTCCGAGAAGATCGAGAAGTACAAACTGATGGTCGGCGCCCGCGAGCGGCTCGCCGAGCTGTGGGACCGGGAGAAGGCCGGCGTGGCCGTGGTGCGCTCGTGA
- a CDS encoding AMP-binding protein, whose product MSSHTSTSVPGPDGDPLAQLIATPLQPLPARWTVQERVDELAEVRALGSADEYWEWVARRQRWSQPWESVRSGGITDFRYFEGGRINVADNCVDRWAEDPGTAGRRALIWEGEPGEVRTLTYAELADEVSRLAAGLVELGVGKGDVVGIYMPNLIEAFTAIHACNRIGAIYTVLFSGFGEEAVSSRLESSRAKAVLVADASYRRGRRVPLLETLRAARKRVPTLESTVVVDRTGDGVALEQGEHAYAAVLEAGAAGTPAVPLDPNEPSFLIFTSGTESTPKGVVHSVAGFLLGTWANAHWQVGYEAGDVYWVAADVGWLTFPIQAVIGGLANGMTIACFEGALDTPTTARFYEICERHRVTKVLAAPTLARMLRKFGDELAAAHPLDLALITMQGEPLDADTFGWTSATFDVPVVNAYGQTETGSTWTYPVHGAEPLKAGSVGTAVPGHEYAVLDDDGEPVPPGVKGNLVLTQPFPTLARTVWDDHQRYLDTYFSRFPGHYQTNDEAVVDHDGHLWVLGRADDVINVAAHRISTMEIEAVVTAHSAVVEAAVVGVPHDTKGTVPIAFVTLAPATVATDGPTDTVEEDIKRRVVGELGGYARLDTVYLTPALPKTRTGKTMRRLLRDLVVHGRPSGDTSAMEDAGALAVVTEAIAKARS is encoded by the coding sequence ATGTCTTCACACACCTCGACGAGCGTCCCCGGTCCCGACGGTGACCCGCTCGCGCAGCTCATCGCCACCCCGCTGCAGCCGCTGCCCGCACGGTGGACCGTCCAGGAGCGGGTCGACGAGCTCGCCGAGGTCCGCGCCCTCGGTTCCGCCGACGAGTACTGGGAGTGGGTGGCGAGGCGCCAGCGCTGGTCGCAGCCCTGGGAGTCCGTCCGCTCCGGCGGGATCACCGACTTCCGCTACTTCGAGGGCGGACGGATCAACGTCGCGGACAACTGCGTCGACCGCTGGGCGGAGGACCCCGGGACCGCAGGCCGCCGCGCGCTGATCTGGGAGGGCGAGCCCGGCGAGGTCCGCACCCTCACCTACGCCGAGCTGGCCGACGAGGTCTCCCGCCTGGCCGCCGGCCTGGTGGAGCTCGGCGTCGGCAAGGGCGACGTCGTGGGCATCTACATGCCCAACCTCATCGAGGCGTTCACCGCGATCCACGCCTGCAACCGGATCGGCGCGATCTACACCGTCCTGTTCTCCGGGTTCGGCGAGGAGGCCGTCTCCTCCCGGCTGGAGTCCTCCCGCGCCAAGGCGGTGCTGGTGGCGGACGCGAGCTACCGGCGAGGCCGGCGGGTGCCGTTGCTGGAGACGCTGCGCGCCGCCCGCAAGCGGGTGCCGACCCTGGAGTCCACCGTCGTCGTCGACCGCACCGGTGACGGCGTCGCACTGGAGCAGGGCGAGCACGCGTACGCCGCGGTGCTGGAGGCGGGAGCGGCCGGCACCCCGGCCGTCCCGCTCGACCCGAACGAGCCCTCGTTCCTGATCTTCACCAGCGGGACGGAGTCCACGCCCAAGGGCGTCGTGCACAGCGTCGCCGGGTTCCTGCTCGGCACCTGGGCCAACGCCCACTGGCAGGTCGGCTACGAGGCCGGCGACGTGTACTGGGTGGCCGCCGACGTCGGCTGGCTGACCTTCCCCATCCAGGCCGTCATCGGGGGGCTGGCCAACGGGATGACCATCGCGTGCTTCGAGGGCGCGCTCGACACCCCCACCACGGCGCGCTTCTACGAGATCTGTGAACGCCACCGGGTCACCAAGGTGCTGGCGGCGCCCACCCTCGCGCGGATGCTGCGCAAGTTCGGGGACGAGCTCGCCGCCGCGCATCCGCTGGACCTCGCGCTCATCACCATGCAGGGTGAGCCGCTCGACGCGGACACCTTCGGCTGGACGAGCGCGACCTTCGACGTCCCGGTGGTCAACGCCTACGGGCAGACCGAGACCGGCTCGACCTGGACGTATCCGGTCCACGGTGCCGAACCGCTCAAGGCGGGTTCGGTCGGCACCGCCGTGCCGGGCCACGAGTACGCGGTACTCGACGACGACGGCGAGCCCGTCCCGCCGGGGGTCAAGGGCAACCTCGTCCTGACCCAGCCGTTCCCGACGCTGGCCCGCACCGTCTGGGACGACCACCAGCGCTACCTCGACACCTACTTCAGCCGCTTCCCCGGCCACTACCAGACCAACGACGAGGCCGTGGTCGACCACGACGGGCACCTCTGGGTACTCGGCCGCGCCGACGACGTGATCAACGTGGCGGCGCACCGGATCTCGACGATGGAGATCGAGGCCGTCGTGACCGCGCACTCCGCGGTCGTCGAGGCCGCGGTGGTCGGGGTCCCGCACGACACCAAGGGGACCGTGCCGATCGCCTTCGTGACGCTGGCGCCGGCCACCGTCGCGACGGACGGTCCGACCGACACGGTCGAGGAGGACATCAAGCGGCGGGTCGTCGGCGAGCTCGGTGGCTACGCCCGGCTCGATACGGTCTACCTCACGCCGGCCCTGCCGAAGACCCGTACCGGCAAGACCATGCGGCGGTTGCTGCGCGACCTCGTCGTGCACGGCAGGCCGAGCGGGGACACCAGCGCGATGGAGGACGCGGGCGCGCTCGCCGTCGTCACGGAGGCCATCGCGAAGGCGCGATCGTGA
- a CDS encoding acyl-CoA carboxylase subunit beta encodes MTAVDEGAVAPGAPTAQDVVDAAGRALGGGDPARWPGKLPVRERLAVLFDPGSFVEDGLLATAAAEALPADGVVTGVGRVEGRPVAVIAHDFTVKAGSWGELTCEKQIRILERADRDLLPVVYLVDSAGGRLTDQMGFYPGRRGASAIFNLQVRLSGRVPQICCLHGPSAAGGAYMPAFCDWVGMVNGNASMYLASPRVAEKVTGEVTTPEEMGGAMMHASVSGCGDEVFDSDWEAVAAARLLLSYLPDGFRSAPARIAGEAPERPLGDVVPMDPNTAYDVRDVIDGLVDADSFFEIKARWAEEIVVGFARLDGRVIGLVANQPSVRSGAIFVDSADKAARFVSLCDAFGVPLVFLQDVPGFMVGVEVERQGIIRHGAKMIVAMASADVPKYTVVLRKAYAAGYYAMCAPGFEPRATLALPTAVIGPMAAEASVNAVYANKIAAISDETERAAFVEARTVEQNADLNLLRMGSDLVVDAVVEPGRLRAELAARMVDADRWSRPADRRHHPVSPV; translated from the coding sequence ATGACGGCGGTGGACGAGGGCGCCGTCGCCCCGGGTGCTCCGACGGCGCAGGACGTGGTGGACGCCGCCGGGCGGGCGCTGGGCGGGGGAGACCCGGCCCGGTGGCCCGGCAAGCTGCCGGTCCGTGAGCGGCTGGCGGTCCTGTTCGACCCGGGGTCGTTCGTCGAGGACGGCCTGCTGGCCACCGCCGCGGCGGAGGCCCTGCCCGCCGACGGCGTCGTCACGGGTGTGGGTCGCGTCGAGGGCAGGCCGGTCGCGGTCATCGCCCACGACTTCACCGTCAAGGCGGGCTCGTGGGGGGAGCTGACCTGCGAGAAGCAGATCCGCATCCTCGAGCGGGCCGACAGGGACCTGCTCCCGGTGGTCTACCTGGTGGACTCGGCGGGTGGCCGGCTCACCGACCAGATGGGCTTCTACCCGGGCCGGCGCGGAGCGTCGGCGATCTTCAACCTGCAGGTGAGGCTGTCCGGCCGGGTCCCGCAGATCTGCTGCCTGCACGGTCCGTCGGCGGCGGGCGGGGCCTACATGCCCGCCTTCTGCGACTGGGTCGGGATGGTGAACGGCAACGCCTCGATGTACCTGGCCAGCCCGCGGGTGGCCGAGAAGGTCACCGGTGAGGTCACCACGCCGGAGGAGATGGGCGGCGCGATGATGCACGCGTCGGTCTCGGGGTGCGGTGACGAGGTCTTCGACTCGGACTGGGAGGCGGTCGCCGCGGCGCGGCTGCTGCTGTCGTACCTGCCCGACGGCTTCCGCTCGGCGCCGGCGCGGATCGCCGGCGAGGCACCGGAGCGGCCGCTGGGCGACGTGGTGCCGATGGACCCGAACACCGCCTACGACGTCCGGGACGTCATCGACGGGCTGGTCGACGCGGACTCGTTCTTCGAGATCAAGGCCCGCTGGGCCGAGGAGATCGTCGTCGGGTTCGCGAGGCTCGACGGACGCGTGATCGGCCTGGTCGCCAACCAGCCCAGCGTGCGCAGCGGCGCGATCTTCGTCGACTCCGCGGACAAGGCGGCGCGGTTCGTCTCCCTGTGCGACGCGTTCGGCGTCCCCCTGGTGTTCCTGCAGGACGTCCCCGGGTTCATGGTGGGCGTCGAGGTCGAGCGCCAGGGCATCATCCGGCACGGCGCGAAGATGATCGTGGCGATGGCCTCGGCCGACGTGCCGAAGTACACCGTCGTCCTGCGCAAGGCCTACGCCGCCGGCTACTACGCGATGTGCGCACCCGGCTTCGAGCCCCGCGCCACGCTCGCGTTGCCCACCGCCGTCATCGGGCCGATGGCGGCCGAGGCCTCGGTCAACGCCGTCTACGCCAACAAGATCGCGGCCATCTCCGACGAGACCGAGCGTGCCGCGTTCGTCGAGGCCCGCACGGTCGAGCAGAACGCCGACCTCAACCTGCTGCGGATGGGCAGCGACCTGGTCGTCGACGCCGTCGTCGAGCCCGGACGGCTGCGTGCCGAGCTGGCCGCCCGCATGGTCGACGCCGACCGCTGGTCCCGGCCGGCCGACCGCCGTCATCACCCGGTCAGCCCGGTCTGA
- a CDS encoding acyl-CoA dehydrogenase family protein: MLFRESCRDFTDREVRPLVDTAEEAGTFPVQLWASLAKAGLLGLSIPESHGGSEGDALAVAIVAEELSRASAGIAITPLVSSYMAAPHLARNGSPEQRDRWLSRISGGEAVAAIAVTEPGAGSDVAGLTSKARRTDDGWVIDGRKMFITNAGLADVLIVGARSGGPRHSGITLFEVPKDAPGLSFGSPLTKMGWRSSDTREVVLDGVVVPHDAVVGAENLGFHQIMEGFQLERIALAGMGIGQAAECLDLVRAHVREREAFGAPLTGLQTVRHRVATMEIDLDAARLVTYQAAARMDAGHPEAPVSVARAKYLAAVAANRIIDDAVQLFGGAGFVEETPVARHYRDARILRIGGGTDEVQLEILSKSMKGA; encoded by the coding sequence GTGCTCTTCCGCGAGTCCTGCAGGGACTTCACCGACCGCGAGGTCCGCCCGCTCGTCGACACCGCCGAGGAGGCCGGCACGTTCCCCGTCCAGCTCTGGGCGTCGCTGGCCAAGGCGGGCCTGCTGGGGCTGTCGATCCCGGAGTCGCACGGTGGGTCCGAGGGGGACGCGCTCGCCGTCGCGATCGTCGCCGAGGAGCTGTCCCGGGCCAGCGCGGGTATCGCGATCACGCCGCTGGTGAGCTCGTACATGGCCGCACCGCACCTGGCCCGGAACGGCTCGCCGGAGCAGCGGGACCGCTGGTTGTCCCGGATCTCCGGGGGCGAGGCCGTCGCCGCCATCGCGGTCACCGAGCCCGGCGCGGGCTCGGACGTCGCGGGCCTGACGTCGAAGGCCCGGCGCACCGACGACGGCTGGGTCATCGACGGCCGCAAGATGTTCATCACCAACGCGGGCCTGGCCGACGTGCTGATCGTCGGCGCCCGCTCGGGAGGGCCCCGCCATTCGGGGATCACGCTGTTCGAGGTGCCGAAGGACGCGCCCGGGCTGTCGTTCGGCTCGCCGCTGACGAAGATGGGCTGGCGTTCCTCGGACACCCGCGAGGTCGTCCTCGACGGCGTCGTCGTGCCGCACGACGCGGTCGTCGGTGCCGAGAACCTCGGGTTCCACCAGATCATGGAGGGGTTCCAGCTCGAGCGGATCGCCCTGGCGGGCATGGGGATCGGGCAGGCCGCCGAGTGCCTCGACCTGGTCCGGGCCCACGTGCGCGAGCGGGAGGCGTTCGGCGCGCCGCTGACCGGTCTGCAGACGGTCCGGCACCGGGTCGCGACGATGGAGATCGATCTCGACGCCGCCCGGCTGGTCACCTACCAGGCCGCGGCACGGATGGACGCCGGCCACCCCGAGGCGCCGGTCTCGGTGGCGCGCGCGAAGTACCTGGCCGCCGTGGCGGCGAACCGCATCATCGACGACGCGGTGCAGCTCTTCGGTGGTGCCGGGTTCGTCGAGGAGACGCCCGTCGCCCGCCACTACCGCGACGCGCGGATCCTGCGCATCGGCGGCGGGACCGACGAGGTGCAGCTGGAGATCCTGTCCAAGTCCATGAAGGGCGCCTGA
- a CDS encoding TetR/AcrR family transcriptional regulator: MTQAARRRPGPSKADAQRQRLVSEAAAIFSRQGFRATSMNEIAAAVGMSKPALYYYFRNKEELLVRIYSDVLDESLAMARETVADATSSFDAVRDLIASRVVYTCRNQALLKVCFEEEHELPADLASEILQRRRTFEALFADELRGHLERHPDLDLGMSPSIYVNMCLGAVNWCYKWFDPAGPSSPEEIGRQMAAALTVSLAAR; the protein is encoded by the coding sequence ATGACGCAGGCCGCGCGGCGCCGGCCGGGGCCGAGCAAGGCGGACGCCCAGCGGCAGCGCCTGGTCTCCGAGGCCGCGGCGATCTTCAGCCGGCAGGGCTTCCGGGCGACGTCGATGAACGAGATCGCCGCCGCGGTGGGCATGTCGAAACCCGCCCTGTACTACTACTTCCGCAACAAGGAGGAGCTGCTCGTCCGGATCTACTCGGACGTCCTCGACGAGAGTCTCGCGATGGCACGGGAGACGGTCGCCGACGCCACGTCGTCCTTCGACGCGGTCCGGGACCTGATCGCCTCACGGGTGGTCTACACCTGCCGGAACCAGGCGCTGCTCAAGGTGTGCTTCGAGGAGGAGCACGAGCTCCCCGCCGACCTGGCGAGCGAGATCCTGCAGCGGCGCCGCACGTTCGAGGCGCTGTTCGCCGACGAGCTCCGGGGCCACCTCGAGCGGCACCCCGATCTCGATCTCGGCATGTCGCCGTCGATCTACGTGAACATGTGCCTGGGCGCGGTGAACTGGTGCTACAAGTGGTTCGACCCCGCGGGGCCGTCCTCCCCCGAGGAGATCGGCCGGCAGATGGCGGCGGCACTCACGGTGTCCCTCGCGGCGAGGTGA